The nucleotide sequence ATGCATTTAAGAGCTAAAGGATTAACTTTAGGAATTTTAAGTGTATCAACATGGTCATTAATAATTACATCAATAATGCTATTATTAACTTTACCAGTTCTAACAGGTGGTGTTTTAATGTTATTATCAGACTTACACTTTAATACATTATTTTTTGACCCAACTTTTGCTGGTGATCCAATATTATACCAACACTTATTCTGGTTTTTTGGTCATCCAGAGGTATATATTCTAATATTACCAGCTTTTGGTATTATTAGTCATGTTATATCTACAAACTATAGCAGAAGTTTATTTGGAAACCAATCTATGATTCTAGCTATGGGATGTATAGCAGTATTAGGTAGTGTTGTATGGGTACACCATATGTATACTACTGGTTTAGAAGTAGATACAAGAGCTTTTTTTACATCTACTACTATCCTTATATCTATACCAACTGGTACAAAAGTATTTAATTGGTTATGTACATACATGAGTACAAATTTTGGTATTACTCATAGTTCATCATTATTATCTTTATTATTTATATGTACATTTACTTTTGGTGGTACTACAGGTGTTATTTTAGGTAATGGAGCAATAGATGTTGCATTACACGATACTTATTATGTTATTGCACACTTTCACTTTGTTTTATCTATTGGTGCTATCATAGCATTATTTACAAGTGTAAGTTTTTTCCAAGAATCTTTCTTTGGTAAAACATTACGTGAAAATACTATTATTGTATTATGGTCAATTTTATTTTTTGTAGGAGTAGTACTTACTTTCTTACCAATGCATTTCCTTGGATTTAATGTAATGCCTAGACGTATTCCTGATTATCCAGACGCTTTAAATGGGTGGAATATGATATGTTCTATTGGATCAACAATGACTTTATTTGGTTTATTAATTTTTAAATAATATTTAATTTATATTTTTTGTTTATATGAACTATAATTCTATTAATTTAGTAAAAACACATTTAATGAATTATCCATGTCCATTAAACAT is from Plasmodium chabaudi chabaudi strain AS genome assembly, chromosome: MIT and encodes:
- a CDS encoding cytochrome c oxidase subunit 1; this translates as MIFTVHGIIMIFFNIMPGLFGGFGNYYLPILCGSSELAYPRINSISLLLQPIAFILVILSTAAEFGGGTGWTLYPPLSTSLMSLSPVAVDVIVIGLLVSGIASIMSSLNFLTTVMHLRAKGLTLGILSVSTWSLIITSIMLLLTLPVLTGGVLMLLSDLHFNTLFFDPTFAGDPILYQHLFWFFGHPEVYILILPAFGIISHVISTNYSRSLFGNQSMILAMGCIAVLGSVVWVHHMYTTGLEVDTRAFFTSTTILISIPTGTKVFNWLCTYMSTNFGITHSSSLLSLLFICTFTFGGTTGVILGNGAIDVALHDTYYVIAHFHFVLSIGAIIALFTSVSFFQESFFGKTLRENTIIVLWSILFFVGVVLTFLPMHFLGFNVMPRRIPDYPDALNGWNMICSIGSTMTLFGLLIFK